Proteins encoded together in one Aureibacillus halotolerans window:
- a CDS encoding ABC transporter permease, producing MMDFFNEHGIDLLYKTGEHLYISLAAILLGVLVAVPLGILLTRVPKFADRFVSFVGILQTIPSLAILAFFIPLVGIGKPPAILALFFYSLLPILRNTYIGVRGVNQGVVEAGRGMGMSRWQEIIKMEFPLALPVIMAGIRLSTVYLIGWAALAAFIGGGGLGDFIFDGLNLYKPTLILAGTIPATLLALAANRSLVLLENKLTPEGMKDSYKAA from the coding sequence ATGATGGACTTTTTTAATGAACATGGAATAGATCTTTTGTATAAAACTGGAGAACATTTGTATATTTCATTGGCAGCGATTTTGCTTGGTGTACTTGTTGCCGTACCGCTAGGGATTCTCCTGACGCGTGTACCGAAATTTGCCGACCGGTTTGTTTCGTTTGTCGGGATTTTGCAGACCATTCCAAGCCTGGCAATTTTGGCATTTTTCATTCCCCTCGTCGGAATAGGAAAACCGCCAGCAATTCTGGCCTTGTTTTTTTACTCATTACTTCCTATATTACGAAACACATACATTGGCGTTCGCGGTGTGAATCAAGGTGTCGTTGAAGCAGGTAGAGGTATGGGAATGAGCCGATGGCAGGAAATAATAAAGATGGAGTTCCCACTTGCGCTTCCGGTCATTATGGCAGGTATCCGGTTATCAACAGTGTACCTGATCGGTTGGGCGGCATTGGCCGCATTTATCGGAGGCGGTGGTCTTGGCGACTTTATTTTTGATGGGTTAAATCTTTATAAGCCAACGCTTATCCTAGCAGGCACAATACCTGCAACACTATTAGCTTTAGCTGCAAATCGTTCGCTCGTTTTGCTTGAAAATAAACTGACACCTGAAGGGATGAAAGATTCTTATAAGGCAGCTTAA
- a CDS encoding osmoprotectant ABC transporter substrate-binding protein, whose translation MIIPAIVLLLVSGCALPGLAGTSKDTIRISSLTQSESEIMANVLAIMIERETDATTDLVTKLGSSIVQHQGMLQGDIDISSTRYTGTDIAGALGMEPIKDPEKALETVKEEFQQRFNQTWADTYGFANSYSLAVTKEFAQKNEIETISDLEPYVDELNFGVDNAWVNREGDGYDGFKQTYFEFGNVYPMNLGLVYKAAATGNMDVVLAYSTDGRIKEYDLKVLEDDKQFFPPYDASPVIRNEVLEKYPKIKEITERLGNQITTEQMQELNYKADVENTSPRNIAEEFLEDRNYFEGTGEGGN comes from the coding sequence ATGATAATTCCAGCAATTGTCCTGTTGCTCGTATCAGGCTGTGCGTTGCCTGGGCTTGCTGGAACATCCAAGGATACGATACGTATCAGCTCTTTGACACAGTCTGAATCAGAGATCATGGCGAATGTTTTAGCGATCATGATTGAAAGAGAAACGGATGCAACAACAGATCTGGTCACAAAACTTGGATCATCGATCGTGCAGCACCAGGGGATGCTACAAGGTGATATTGATATTTCTAGCACACGATATACAGGAACAGATATCGCTGGTGCCTTAGGTATGGAGCCGATTAAAGATCCGGAAAAAGCTTTGGAGACAGTAAAGGAAGAATTTCAGCAGCGTTTTAATCAGACATGGGCCGACACCTATGGTTTTGCGAATAGTTATTCGTTAGCAGTCACAAAAGAATTCGCTCAGAAAAATGAGATTGAAACGATTTCCGATCTGGAGCCTTACGTTGATGAGTTGAATTTTGGCGTCGACAATGCGTGGGTGAACCGGGAAGGGGACGGTTATGATGGATTCAAGCAAACCTATTTTGAATTTGGCAATGTGTATCCGATGAATCTCGGTCTTGTCTATAAAGCTGCGGCGACTGGGAACATGGATGTTGTTCTGGCCTATTCAACGGATGGGCGAATTAAAGAGTATGATCTGAAAGTATTGGAGGATGACAAACAGTTTTTCCCGCCTTATGACGCGTCTCCGGTCATTAGAAACGAAGTGCTGGAAAAATATCCAAAAATCAAAGAGATTACGGAGCGATTAGGGAACCAGATAACAACAGAACAAATGCAAGAACTAAACTACAAAGCGGATGTGGAAAATACCAGCCCGCGTAACATAGCAGAGGAATTTTTGGAAGACCGTAATTACTTTGAAGGCACCGGGGAAGGGGGAAACTAA
- a CDS encoding ABC transporter permease — METLQEFLRYSSENSFYIWTEFYRHFLMALYGVLFASIISVPLGILIAKYSKMSGWVLALGSIIQTVPALGAMAVVMIVMGLGPNTVIVTLILYSILPITQNTYVGMKEVDKTVVEAGYASGMTRFQLMRMVELPLAISVIMAGIRTALVVGIGIVAIGAFVGAGGLGAIIITGTNSTNGTAIILAGAIPTALMAVIADIVLGWIERRLQPERA, encoded by the coding sequence ATGGAAACACTGCAGGAGTTTCTTCGTTATTCCAGTGAAAACAGTTTTTATATTTGGACCGAATTTTATAGGCATTTTCTAATGGCGCTATATGGTGTATTATTTGCCTCTATTATCTCTGTTCCGTTAGGTATTCTTATCGCCAAATATAGCAAGATGAGTGGTTGGGTTTTAGCATTAGGAAGCATCATTCAGACCGTTCCTGCTTTAGGGGCAATGGCTGTTGTGATGATTGTGATGGGGCTTGGACCAAATACGGTCATCGTGACACTCATTTTGTATTCGATCCTTCCTATCACCCAAAATACGTATGTAGGTATGAAAGAGGTTGACAAAACCGTCGTAGAAGCGGGCTACGCCTCGGGAATGACACGGTTTCAGTTAATGCGCATGGTTGAACTTCCACTGGCAATCAGTGTTATTATGGCAGGGATTCGCACAGCGCTAGTCGTGGGCATTGGGATCGTAGCCATTGGCGCCTTTGTTGGGGCCGGCGGACTTGGAGCGATCATCATCACTGGCACAAATTCAACCAATGGAACAGCAATTATCTTGGCTGGGGCTATTCCGACAGCGCTGATGGCGGTTATTGCAGACATTGTTTTAGGTTGGATTGAACGGCGGCTGCAGCCAGAAAGAGCATGA
- a CDS encoding GbsR/MarR family transcriptional regulator, with protein MKEHTSDQNELIDDIKTQFVEKITDNMNAFGAPTSVGRVLGIIYMNNEPMTLDQLAEETGMSKTRMSQLVREMVDMNIAERVFKKGFRKDLYRVEEDYYETFILLFTATWKRAISRSRHFEQKLMGKLDDLKQNQELTEENEVIMNELLAELYEWMEYYDWIRRVNDFFESGEIFKHVPKKTPGGDRDE; from the coding sequence ATGAAAGAACATACATCGGATCAAAACGAACTCATTGACGATATCAAAACACAGTTTGTCGAAAAGATAACGGATAATATGAATGCTTTTGGAGCGCCGACAAGTGTCGGGCGTGTTCTCGGCATTATTTACATGAACAATGAGCCGATGACACTGGATCAATTGGCAGAGGAAACAGGCATGAGCAAAACAAGAATGAGCCAGTTGGTCAGGGAAATGGTTGATATGAACATCGCCGAGCGTGTGTTTAAAAAAGGATTCCGTAAAGATTTGTACCGGGTGGAGGAAGATTACTATGAAACGTTTATCTTACTGTTCACTGCCACTTGGAAACGGGCGATTTCTAGAAGTAGACATTTTGAACAAAAGCTCATGGGAAAGCTCGATGATTTAAAACAGAATCAAGAATTAACAGAAGAAAATGAAGTGATCATGAACGAGTTACTGGCAGAACTCTATGAATGGATGGAGTACTACGATTGGATTCGCAGAGTGAATGACTTTTTTGAAAGTGGAGAGATCTTTAAACACGTACCTAAAAAAACACCAGGAGGAGATCGTGATGAATAA
- a CDS encoding 3-keto-5-aminohexanoate cleavage protein, translating to MNKKVMLSCAVTGAGDTTAKSPHVPITPKEIADSAIKAAKAGATIAHIHVRDPETGRSSHDVKLFQETVERIRESETDVIINITSGGGGDWIPSQEDPTKGGEGTDIQTPEERHEPIAKLLPEMCTIDCGSINFGNMLYVSPTDWLEKQARLVQESGVKPELECFDTGHIHFANNLIDKGLIDGDPLYQFCLGIPWGAAADAETLSYMKSRIPANGRWAAFGIGRMQMPLVAESLLQGGNIRVGLEDNLYLKKGQLATNEQLVDKAVGIVQSLGSDIMTPAEARQELNLFTP from the coding sequence ATGAATAAAAAAGTGATGTTGTCATGTGCCGTGACCGGCGCAGGAGATACGACGGCTAAAAGCCCGCATGTGCCTATCACCCCAAAGGAAATTGCCGACTCTGCCATAAAGGCAGCAAAAGCAGGTGCAACGATTGCACACATTCATGTCCGTGATCCTGAAACAGGTCGCTCAAGTCATGATGTAAAGCTTTTTCAGGAAACGGTGGAACGCATTCGTGAATCTGAAACAGATGTCATTATTAATATCACATCTGGCGGTGGTGGAGACTGGATTCCTAGCCAAGAGGACCCGACAAAAGGTGGCGAAGGGACGGATATCCAAACGCCAGAAGAACGCCACGAACCGATAGCTAAACTTCTTCCAGAAATGTGCACCATCGATTGTGGGAGCATCAATTTCGGAAATATGCTATATGTAAGCCCGACAGATTGGCTGGAAAAACAAGCAAGGCTTGTTCAAGAAAGTGGCGTAAAGCCGGAACTGGAATGCTTTGATACGGGTCATATCCATTTTGCGAATAACTTGATTGACAAAGGCCTTATTGACGGCGATCCATTATACCAATTTTGTTTAGGCATCCCATGGGGGGCAGCTGCAGATGCGGAGACCTTATCCTATATGAAGAGCCGTATTCCGGCGAATGGACGCTGGGCGGCGTTTGGCATCGGCCGTATGCAAATGCCATTGGTTGCTGAATCACTCTTACAGGGAGGCAATATCCGTGTCGGTTTGGAAGATAATTTGTATTTAAAGAAGGGACAACTGGCAACGAACGAGCAGCTAGTTGACAAGGCCGTCGGCATCGTGCAGAGTCTTGGTTCTGATATTATGACGCCTGCAGAAGCACGCCAAGAATTGAACTTATTTACACCGTAG